Sequence from the Argentina anserina chromosome 7, drPotAnse1.1, whole genome shotgun sequence genome:
AAGTGCAGGATTTGTGAAGAGTTACGTACACTACAACTGAAACAAGAGGCTAACTACAATTAATGGAATTAGGCACATTACACCCAGATTTTCCATTTCCTAATAATTTGACAAACTTATCATCTTTCACAATATGGCAGGAGAGTGATCTTGAAGAGATAAATAGGCATCTCAAATCCGAGGTACATATTATAATACTCGGTAGTTTGTGTGCGTCTGTGTACGTGGTAGTAGCTTCTGATTTATCTTTGGTTTTTATGGAACTTGTCAGATTGAAGAAAGGGTAAAACATGGTGGCAATGATGAAGGTAATCAGGAAGCATCAATTCAAGGTCGTCCAGTAGGAGAGCCAACTGTAGCTGCTGTTGCTTCTGATGAAAATATTTCTACTAATTAAAACGCGCTCTGCAAATGGTAATGAAGAGCCCACCTTATGCTTATGAATATGGTAAAGACCTCCGGTACATGAATTTGAAACTTCTCGTCTTTGTTAACAGTACTCCACAGTAGAAACCTTAACCCTAATTTTTTTGCAATATTTGAACAGTTCCAGTGTGAACAGTCCAGTgtgtacacaaaataataaaattcttAAACTGATACTGATATGTTATTTGTATGGTTTCATTAGATTGTCATGATCTAGGTTGGTTTGGTGACTAGGGTCATTAATTCCAATAGTTTGTCTCAATATTTAGAATTATGTCCAAGAACATTGTACGTTATAGTGGAAAGCCAAAACGCGAGATAGAGTTGCATTTTATTCAGATGGTCGATCATGAAATTTATTCATCcacattttatttttggatGGGAGAGATACAGTTACGAGATAACTTTTCCAAAAAAGTATTCCCACTTTGAGGCTTTGAGCAATGTTTTCAAAAGTGGAGTAGGCAGATAGAGAACAAACTGAAAATTCGAACCCAATGGTAAGTGTGGTGCCACGAAGATTGTGTACCAAAACTAACATCACGAATATAACTCCTACCTGTCTAAATTCCATTTAGATTTCAATTAATGATCCCCCTTAGGTTCCTCTTCTCGATCTTTCTACTtttatagaaaaaaatattggaAAGTGATGAACAATTTCAAAGAGTCTCATGTGGTGATGCGCGCCAATTATGCGTAATTGGAAGTATGATTTAAAGTTTAAACCCCAAAACACACCTTGGTATTTGATAATACTAGCATGGAATGGTCTTGAAAGTTTATTTTCGACgtcttacaaaagaacaagcgTCTGTTTGCCTTTTTTTTCAATGTAGAAATTGTGACAACTATATATTAGTTGTTGTATATGCgttgtttatttattaaaaataaaacataaactaaaacataaaCTAATGCGCTATGAATCTTAAATTGTAACTAGAGAAGTACTTCTCAGAATCAAGAAGGAAAAATGTCAAAATATTTTGGGTGCCGAAGCAACTTCTCAAAATCAACCGATCAAACATAGGTAAAAATGTCATATTTGATAAAGACTTGCCGAGCCTTCCATAAGCTTACAACATCAACCACCATACCACAAACTTACAAGAACAAATCATTTTGAATTCTTATACGAGGTGCATGCACGACAAATATCCAAGTTTGTTCTTTTCTCTAAATGAGTCAATTTAACCATGTTTTGTAGGCAAATTAAAATGATTGATGAATTTCATGTATAGACAACTGACAACTGACCACATGCCTACGGTAGTAGTTCGCAAGTGTTGCACATAAAAGTTTCAAGGTCTCTCTAGGGAAAGCAGTACCTTCTACTTCTTCTCGGTCCCTTCAAGACATGAGTGGgacaaatttaaaaacaaataaaataattaaactttTGTTGAAAACGTACTTTCACTTCGGCCTTCGCATTCTTCAAATGAGGTTAATAACATAAAGTCTAAGAATACAACACATAATATCTTTTTTCATTGAAAAGCTCATCtatgtttatgtttttcaaGTTGTCCATTCATTAGGATATAGTCAATAGTCGATCTTGTTTGAGACCAACTTAAACTTTGTGCACATTTACTATCATAAGATGACCGAGTTAGTAAGAGTTTAGCTGTAAATCTATATATAACTGTTTTTACCGGTGATTGAAGATAAATCTCAATATATTATTATAATCGGGCTAGGAAGAAAGAGTTCTATTGAGATCCCCCGGTATGGATTAGTTTGTAGATCTAGATAGTCTCATAATTCAAGCACTTTGTACAGTGCATGTTATATGcaagtaaaaataatttaatttgctTTCTCATTATAAGAAAAATGATAGAGAAAAGAGGCAAGAATTAGATTGGACCAATGGACTGAAGATGCGGATATTGGGTTATAAAATTTGAGATTACCCCCTGAGAATCCATCGTGTAAGtattcatgttttttttttctttcctttacaGCTCTCAGACAGTCAGACTCTTTTGATTCTTCAACATCGCGAATTTAGTATTTTCCTTCTTTTAAGCTCACCACTTCCTTTGTCTTCTTCcttgtcttcttctttattaACCAACTACTCCCCGAAGCCGCCAAACCATTTTCTCGGTGCACACTCTGCTTTCTCTGTTTCAATTCCATTGATCTAATGGCTGTTACTCCAAACTCTGGTTTGATTTCACTTCTCTCACTGCATGTTCATTTAAATTATAATGGTTTTATGATATGTCCTCGAATTGGGACTTTGATTTCATTCGGTAtcttatttgtgagttttgcaaatctgGGTTCTGTTCCAATTAGTGTTTTTGAGCTgaaaattattgttttgtgtttggtgTGTTCTAATTTGTATTTGGGTTATGTTTGCTGTAATGAATCTTTCGATCAGTATTTGATTGAATTTCTCTTAGAAGTTTACTACACCATCAGACCAACTTGCATTAGATTCAAGTCTTTTGAGTAAAAGTAGTGATTCAGAATCTTACAGTGTTCAAAAGTTTAGAACTTGATCAGTTGGTCCATACGGGTTCACTAGCTTTGTTAAGCACATGAGTTTAATGGTTGATCTGTGTAGTGTTTGAAAATTCCAGAAGGAAACTATAGAGATTAGTTGGTAAACAATGTTCGTAAAGATTGAAAAATTTTCTCAACATTTTGGGATATATGCGATCAGTAACTCGATAATTTGCTTTACCAAGTTTTGGGCTATCAGAGGTaaagaggaaaagaagaaaggGATTTGAGTCTAACATAGTCCCCACTTGGAGTATCTGGgtgattttgaatttgttttttttgttgaaatgGTTACTTATGCTTTATCCCTTTAGCTGCCAACTTTTTTGCTGGAATATGTATTCTTAATCTTTTCTAAGTAATATATGGTTAATTGGTCTTAATGAGCTTAAAACATATATTATGGTCTTAATTAGCTTAATTGGTCTTAATATATGTTTTTCCTAGTTCAGGTGAAAAATCTGGACTAGAAATACCTCTGTTGAAAGACAACTTTGTGGTGTCGTGctgtttttcttaatatatgaTTAATACTGTTCATATTACTGCAGTTCTTGATGATCTAAAAAAATTGGATTTGGCTGAAGATTTAAAAGTTCCTTCCTCAGATGTAGGGTTACAAAATGACAAATCACTAGTTGTTTGCTTTGGGGAAATGCTGATTGACTTTGTGCCAACTGTTGCTGGAGTTTCACTTGCTGAAGCACCTGCTTTCAAAAAAGCTCCAGGTGGTGCTCCTGCTAATGTGGCTGTTGGTATCTCAAGACTCGGTGGTTCAGCAGCTTTTATAGGCAAGGTGCATTTCAGTATTTTCCAGGCCTCTTTACTATGAACTATTCAGACTTCTACTTTTTTTCtggttgatttttttaaagaaatttaCTTTAGTCTACGTTGAGAAGGATATTGATAGTAAATCTTGTGTTGCATGTATGATGCATATGAAAATTACTAAAAGTTGAATCTTTGAGTGTTAGATGGTCCAAAAATGCATCTTTCTCTTACTTTTGCTTGTATGCCTGAGTTCACAATAACTAGAGATTTGAGCTTTCCCTCACCCTTCTCGGTTATGAGAAACCCCTGTAAAATCTTACCACTTTGATCTGTGAATCCCTTCTCTTTCATTTGTAGTATATTATTTATCTTCCAAGTTATGATTTTTCCAATCTAATATGAGGAGTAATAAATTCATATGTTGATGTTAGTGACTCCTTGTCTCAACTTACAAACTTCCTGCAATACAGGTAGGTGATGATGAATTTGGCAAGATGTTGGCCaatattttaaaagaaaacaatgtTGACACCTCTGGAGTGCGATTTGATCACAATGCAAGAACTGCACTAGCATTTGTAACACTCAGAGCAGATGGAGAGCGGGAATTCTTATTTTTCCGTAATCCAAGTGCTGATATGCTTTTACATGAGTCAGAACTTGAGATTAGTCTTCTTCAACAGGTAGCACACCTTTCTCATCTTTATTTGAGAGACAGTCCAACAATATAACAAGCTTATTCATTAGATTGAAACTGATCCAGATAATATTCTTTGCAGGCCAAAATTTTCCATTATGGTTCAATTAGTTTGATTGATGAACCATGCAGGTCAACTCATCAAGCTGCAATGAACATAGCCAAAAAGGCTGGTTGCATCCTTTCTTATGATCCAAATTTGCGTTTGGCATTGTGGCCATCAGCAGAGGCTGCACGGGAAGAAATAATGAGCATATGGGATCAAGCAGATATTATCAAGGTAAGATGTCTGAAAATACATAAACTTATGGGTGGAAGTTACTCAATAGCTCTTTGATAGGTGCAGAATTGCCATCAAGATATTTACCCTTAGTTTTcatcagtttttgttattaaACATTTGCAGATAAGCGAGGATGAAATAACTTTCCTGACTGGTGGTGATGACCCTTATGATGATAATGTGGTGTTGACAAAGCTTTTTCATCCTAATCTTAAACTTTTGATAGTAACGGAAGGTCCAGAGGGTTGCAGATATTACACTCAGGTATGTCAGTCAAAATTTTTATTCTATTTTTCAGTATTTGATGTCTCTCTTGGAAAAAGAACTCACTAATTTGTGGAACAATGCGTGTCTTCCACCTACTCTATTTCGAGTAATTAGC
This genomic interval carries:
- the LOC126804139 gene encoding probable fructokinase-7 isoform X2, which translates into the protein MAVTPNSDVGLQNDKSLVVCFGEMLIDFVPTVAGVSLAEAPAFKKAPGGAPANVAVGISRLGGSAAFIGKVGDDEFGKMLANILKENNVDTSGVRFDHNARTALAFVTLRADGEREFLFFRNPSADMLLHESELEISLLQQAKIFHYGSISLIDEPCRSTHQAAMNIAKKAGCILSYDPNLRLALWPSAEAAREEIMSIWDQADIIKISEDEITFLTGGDDPYDDNVVLTKLFHPNLKLLIVTEGPEGCRYYTQNFRGRVAGIKVKAVDTTGAGDAFVGGILNSIASDLNLFQDEKGLREALLFANACGAITVTERGAIPAMPTKEAVLRFLAQFTDKK
- the LOC126804139 gene encoding probable fructokinase-7 isoform X1, with product MAVTPNSVLDDLKKLDLAEDLKVPSSDVGLQNDKSLVVCFGEMLIDFVPTVAGVSLAEAPAFKKAPGGAPANVAVGISRLGGSAAFIGKVGDDEFGKMLANILKENNVDTSGVRFDHNARTALAFVTLRADGEREFLFFRNPSADMLLHESELEISLLQQAKIFHYGSISLIDEPCRSTHQAAMNIAKKAGCILSYDPNLRLALWPSAEAAREEIMSIWDQADIIKISEDEITFLTGGDDPYDDNVVLTKLFHPNLKLLIVTEGPEGCRYYTQNFRGRVAGIKVKAVDTTGAGDAFVGGILNSIASDLNLFQDEKGLREALLFANACGAITVTERGAIPAMPTKEAVLRFLAQFTDKK